In a single window of the Prochlorococcus marinus str. AS9601 genome:
- a CDS encoding SufE family protein: MEQEKYNNLSKLVEKLKKSEDPKRKYEYILWLGKKLKEPDSEILIEENKVKGCVSEVFVKATIKTGKLFWEGYSDALITKGLLAFLISGLNELTPNEVVEIDKKFIEDTGLKASLTPSRSNGFLNILLKMQSQANEFL; encoded by the coding sequence ATGGAACAGGAAAAATACAATAATTTATCAAAATTAGTAGAAAAGTTGAAGAAATCAGAAGATCCAAAAAGAAAATATGAATACATTTTGTGGTTAGGCAAGAAATTGAAAGAACCAGATAGTGAAATCCTTATTGAAGAAAATAAAGTTAAGGGATGTGTTTCAGAAGTTTTTGTTAAGGCAACTATTAAAACCGGTAAATTATTTTGGGAAGGATATTCTGATGCTCTCATAACAAAGGGTTTGTTGGCCTTTCTAATAAGTGGATTAAATGAGTTAACACCTAATGAAGTTGTTGAAATAGATAAGAAATTTATTGAAGATACTGGTTTGAAAGCAAGCTTAACTCCTTCACGATCAAATGGGTTTTTAAACATATTATTGAAAATGCAGTCTCAAGCAAATGAATTTTTGTAG
- a CDS encoding 5-formyltetrahydrofolate cyclo-ligase: MTIFENKKLERDKFRKLRDGISLNQRENVEKNVRLYVDSFSKGYKNIGYIAIYWPLKNEVDIRSLKKKFSLALPRCKEKKKLLFYQWDEKPLTKDSEGILSPNNSSPLSYLQISMIFVPCLSVDKNLIRLGYGGGYFDKLRIDNDWRNVPCIGVLTSNCVSKIPLTRAEWDIPLSGFITEKEIFV; encoded by the coding sequence ATGACTATCTTTGAAAATAAGAAATTGGAGAGGGATAAGTTTAGAAAACTAAGAGATGGGATTTCTCTTAATCAAAGAGAAAATGTAGAAAAGAATGTAAGATTATATGTTGATTCATTTTCTAAGGGATATAAAAATATTGGTTATATAGCAATATATTGGCCTTTAAAAAATGAAGTAGATATAAGAAGTCTTAAGAAAAAATTTTCTTTAGCTTTGCCTAGATGTAAAGAAAAAAAAAAGTTGTTATTTTACCAATGGGATGAAAAACCTCTTACCAAAGATTCTGAGGGGATATTAAGTCCAAATAACTCTTCCCCATTAAGTTATTTGCAGATAAGCATGATATTTGTTCCATGTCTATCCGTTGATAAAAACCTAATAAGATTAGGTTATGGAGGAGGTTATTTTGATAAATTAAGGATAGATAATGATTGGAGAAATGTTCCATGCATTGGAGTATTAACTTCTAATTGTGTAAGTAAAATTCCATTAACCAGGGCTGAGTGGGATATTCCTCTATCTGGCTTTATCACAGAAAAAGAAATATTTGTATAA
- the ruvC gene encoding crossover junction endodeoxyribonuclease RuvC — protein MRIIGIDPGLARVGYGIIEIENERKILLDCGVIETGKDKKEEDRLYEIFQDLNELINHWKPTVAAVEKFFFYRSSTTISVVQARGVIMMVLASKKIHVSEYSPAKIKLTIAGSGKASKKDILDAVMYNLDLDKPPKPDDSADALAIALTKLNEDGFN, from the coding sequence GTGAGAATAATTGGGATTGACCCCGGATTAGCTAGAGTTGGTTATGGAATAATTGAGATAGAAAATGAAAGAAAGATATTATTAGATTGTGGCGTTATTGAAACAGGTAAAGATAAAAAAGAAGAAGATAGACTTTATGAGATATTCCAAGATCTTAATGAATTAATAAATCATTGGAAACCAACTGTAGCGGCAGTAGAAAAATTTTTCTTTTACAGGTCAAGTACTACCATTAGTGTGGTGCAGGCCAGAGGCGTGATTATGATGGTATTGGCCTCTAAAAAAATTCATGTTAGTGAGTATTCACCCGCTAAGATAAAATTAACAATTGCTGGATCAGGAAAGGCATCTAAGAAAGATATTCTTGATGCTGTTATGTACAACTTAGATCTTGACAAACCTCCAAAACCTGATGATTCAGCAGATGCATTAGCTATAGCACTTACAAAACTAAATGAGGATGGCTTTAACTAA
- the bchI gene encoding magnesium chelatase ATPase subunit I: protein MPTTKKRRVFPFTAVIGQEEMKLALLLNVIDPRIGGVMIMGDRGTGKSTTIRALADLLPAIDVVKDDPYNSSLVDPDLQSKEVLEKITQGENLESIQKQVPMVDLPLGATEDRLCGTIDIEKALSEGVKAFEPGLLAKANRGLLYVDEVNLLDDHLVDVLLDSAASGWNTVEREGVSVRHPARFVLIGSGNPEEGELRPQLLDRFGMSVEVKTVRDAELRVQVVDQRTSFDDNPDEFSLSVEKQQDELQQKVIKAQEILNSVQMDDDLRLNISAICGELDVDGLRGDIVTNRSARAIAAFEGRTEVQEDDIARVISCSLRHRLRKDPLEQVDSGERVIQAFCKVFDLDEKENLSKFQLSAEA, encoded by the coding sequence GTGCCTACAACAAAGAAAAGAAGAGTTTTTCCTTTTACAGCAGTAATTGGTCAAGAAGAAATGAAATTAGCTCTCTTGTTAAATGTTATTGATCCAAGAATTGGAGGAGTGATGATAATGGGTGATAGAGGGACTGGAAAGTCAACTACAATCAGGGCCTTAGCTGATTTGTTGCCTGCAATCGATGTTGTTAAAGACGATCCATATAATAGTTCACTAGTCGATCCTGATTTACAAAGTAAAGAAGTTTTGGAAAAAATTACTCAAGGAGAAAATCTAGAGAGTATTCAAAAACAAGTACCTATGGTTGATTTGCCTTTAGGGGCTACTGAAGACAGGCTTTGTGGAACCATTGATATAGAGAAGGCTTTGAGCGAAGGTGTTAAGGCATTCGAACCAGGTCTATTAGCAAAAGCTAATAGGGGGTTACTATACGTTGATGAAGTAAATTTACTTGATGATCATTTAGTTGATGTACTTTTAGATTCGGCCGCTTCCGGATGGAATACAGTTGAAAGGGAGGGAGTTTCAGTCCGACATCCTGCGAGGTTTGTCCTTATTGGTTCAGGAAATCCAGAAGAAGGTGAATTAAGGCCTCAACTATTGGATAGGTTTGGAATGAGTGTTGAAGTTAAGACAGTTAGAGATGCTGAATTAAGAGTTCAAGTGGTTGATCAAAGAACTTCTTTTGATGATAATCCTGATGAGTTTTCATTGAGTGTTGAGAAACAACAGGATGAACTTCAACAAAAAGTTATTAAAGCACAAGAAATATTAAATTCTGTTCAAATGGACGATGATTTAAGATTGAATATTTCTGCAATTTGCGGAGAACTAGATGTAGATGGTTTACGTGGAGATATTGTTACCAATCGATCAGCAAGGGCAATTGCAGCATTTGAGGGCAGAACTGAAGTGCAAGAAGATGACATAGCAAGGGTTATTTCTTGTTCTTTAAGACATAGACTTAGAAAAGATCCCTTAGAACAAGTTGATTCAGGAGAAAGGGTTATTCAAGCTTTTTGTAAAGTATTTGATTTAGATGAAAAAGAAAATTTATCAAAATTTCAATTATCTGCTGAAGCTTAA
- a CDS encoding RNA methyltransferase, translating to MILGKNFSNLKVILVEPNGPLNVGSVARLCSNFEVDELRIVSPKCDIFSLEAKKMALKGQKILENCKIFDDLQKAIFDCDLVLASCGRIDVNKDSFFVSSEDIFDWTLSFNKLNNLAIIFGREDRGLTNSELLLANKTFSIPTSQNNPSLNLSHAVSIVLYELNKSSKKNLNNELKVFNLASSKEVHDTFLDIEEMLLRVGYLLKHTSKAKISKFKNFILRANTSMHEINVLRGIVHQINWFLNNSKKNK from the coding sequence ATGATTTTGGGAAAAAATTTTTCTAATTTAAAGGTAATATTAGTTGAGCCAAATGGCCCTTTAAATGTAGGTAGCGTCGCTAGATTATGCAGTAATTTTGAAGTTGATGAATTAAGAATCGTCTCTCCTAAATGCGATATTTTTTCTTTAGAAGCAAAAAAAATGGCCCTTAAAGGTCAAAAAATTCTTGAAAATTGTAAGATTTTTGATGATCTTCAAAAGGCAATTTTTGATTGTGATTTAGTATTAGCATCTTGTGGAAGGATTGATGTAAATAAAGATTCATTTTTTGTATCTTCTGAAGATATATTTGATTGGACTTTATCCTTTAATAAGTTAAATAATTTAGCAATTATATTTGGCAGGGAAGATAGAGGTTTAACTAACAGTGAATTGCTTCTGGCAAATAAAACTTTTAGTATCCCAACTTCTCAGAATAATCCTTCATTAAATCTTTCTCACGCTGTTTCAATAGTTTTATATGAATTGAATAAGTCTTCTAAAAAGAATTTGAATAATGAATTAAAAGTTTTTAACTTAGCATCATCTAAGGAAGTACATGATACATTTCTTGATATAGAGGAAATGCTTTTGCGAGTTGGATATCTCTTAAAACATACCTCTAAGGCAAAAATCAGTAAATTTAAGAATTTTATTTTGAGGGCAAATACATCAATGCACGAAATAAATGTTTTAAGAGGAATTGTCCATCAAATAAATTGGTTTTTGAACAATTCAAAAAAAAATAAGTAA
- a CDS encoding c-type cytochrome, with amino-acid sequence MSTSSSTAAERDFKSEFLKIVFIVFGVLLICFSIFFLKHHENNKYIVETLELNGSAEEGDALFKINCVGCHGITARGLVGPDLHSITQRLNDKEIIKQVTGGLTPPMPSFEIDPVNMSNLLKYLHSLE; translated from the coding sequence GTGTCAACATCTTCATCAACTGCAGCAGAAAGAGACTTCAAAAGTGAATTCTTAAAAATTGTTTTTATTGTATTTGGAGTTTTATTGATTTGTTTTTCAATATTTTTTTTAAAACATCATGAAAATAACAAATATATTGTTGAAACTCTTGAGCTTAATGGCTCTGCTGAGGAAGGAGATGCTCTTTTTAAGATAAATTGTGTTGGATGTCATGGAATTACAGCAAGAGGATTAGTGGGCCCAGACTTACACTCAATAACTCAACGTTTGAATGATAAAGAGATAATAAAACAAGTTACTGGAGGCCTAACTCCTCCTATGCCAAGCTTTGAAATTGATCCTGTAAATATGTCTAATTTATTAAAATATCTTCATAGCCTTGAATGA